GACTACGCAAGTGAGTTCtgtgtttgaaattttatcttGCTTTCGTATATAAATGCTTTATTCATAGACAATCCTCCTCCTCTTTGTTTGGGAATTTATATGGATGCTGCTTTATTTCCTGCCTGAGACTGCAACATCCCTTTTTCTTTATCCGTATAGCTTGAAGCTGAAAGCTTgactttatatttgtttttttccttattgATTTAGTTAGGATTCATATGTTTTCTTCCTCTTATTTTTGTGGGAAGGTTCCTCGGGCTTCTGCCAGTGCTGTTGCATTTGGCATGGGGCTATTTAGTGGCAATGGAAGTCTAGGACTGGCGCGTCATCGAGCTTTTGCTGTTACAAGTGAAAGTCGTGCAAGTGACATAACCCTGAGGTTTTTTGATTGTTGTCAAACCTATAAGGTATGAATGATGTTTCTCCCTTATTATTCAAGCACCAACACAAGAGTATGGTTTgtgcattattattttttctcatcTCTGTGATGATATTCACTTTTGCTACTCAAATAAGGAAATTATCTAAGCTATTTAAGTTGTTCACACATTTGTTCTATTTGTACATGATCCATTCCTTTTATCTCTTATATTAGTCCAACCTGCAAGTTTGGAGTTATGGTTCACTTGTGCTATAATTTCATCGAGTTTTAGACAATGTTCTCTAATTTAATGGGATTTCCTTTGCTTATATAAACTGGATATATGGATGCAGGACTTTAGGAAAAGCCATGAGCCTGCTGTTGATAAACTGAAAGAACCCATCATTGCTGAAATTACCTGTGCATTGGCAAAGCGATATGAGTTCAATTTCACAAGACAGGATATATCTTCTCTCTGGTTTCTTTGTAAACAGGTAGCTATCTTCTTTTCATGCAAATTTTATGGTGCATAGCGTTCTAAAAATCAGAAAGCAGTAACATTTGAACGGTTCAAGTTTGTATTTATATTGTCGAGGGTGTTGGATTTCTGATGTGGCAGGAAACAACCTTGTTGGATATAACTGATCAAGCTTGTAGTCTTTTCAGTCCCACTGAGGTATTTTCAAGCTTCTTTACTCTATGAAAACAATCAGCACAATCATTTTGTTGCTGCTAGGATTGTTCATTTGAAATATTGAGGATGGTTTCTATGCATACCTCATTACTTTTCATAATTACCGTTGGTatttagggcatgatatttttGGCATGTAGATTTTTTCTCAAAACATTGATTCTACTATAGCTTGCCAGAAGTATAAACCCTCTTtaattgtagatgacataagTTTGCAGCTTAAATCTTTTGGatagttttctttttccctcTTTACTCTCTATGATATCAATTTTCAGAACTCTGCATGTATAAATACATAGTTGAAAACATCTTGTTAGTTTAGCTTATTTTGTCTTTGTTCCTTAAGAAATGTAGAAACCTTTAAGTTgggaaaattaaaacaagataCCTGATTTGGGTGACATAGTTTACAtgatttattcctttttatCTGACATGCTAGTTCAgctgtaattttttaataatcatGTTTTtactttatgattttttttacctGCAAATGCTATTATTTAGGTGGCTTTGCTGGAGTGGACAGATGATTTAGAGGTGTTCATGTTAAAGGGCTATGGTAAATCCTTAAATTATCGAATGGGAGTGCCTCTGCTTAAAGATGTCATTCAATCCATGGACCAAGCACTCAAGGCTAAAGAAGGTAATGGTACTTTGAGGTTCTGATTGTATAGACTGCTTATCTCTATAAGCGAGGAATCTATATAAATAGTTATCCTTGAATTGTCTGTCAATTGCACTCTTACTATATCCAGCAGTGCTGCTGTACTGTGTTGGTATTTGGAATTACTGGCCGAGGTTGGCCAGGACCAAATCACATTTGAAAATATTACATTATAACATCACAGCATATTCATTACATAATTTACTTCTACTGTCTACATTTCCTACatgtttttattctaaaatggagaaaataataaaaaacattcttcttcttcttgttcatGCGTTATATGTCTCATCACCAAACAATACTTTGAGAGCTTGCTGAacctaaaataactaaatacaGTTCTCTTTTGATTACGGATTACTGAACTACTAGGTACAAGGTTGTTTGATAATGGGTTTTTCTCAACTTTGACttctgtttttttctcttttccttcgTACCCCTAGATAATCAAGCTCCTGGCAGTTACGAGAAGGCAAGATTGCGTTTTGCACATGCAGAAACAGTGGTTCCTTTTTCATGCTTGCTTGGGCTTTTCCTTGAAGGATCTGGTAAGTGCTTCCTGCCTGTTCTGGTTGCATCTGTGAAGGATCTCGTTGGTTTGCATATAGGCATGATCATGTGCACCTGTATAGgctttttgttatattttggtATTCGTCTAATCATTGCAGATTTCCAACGAATACAAAAGGAGGAGCCTTTGGATTTCCCTCCTAAACCTCCCAAGAACAGAAGTTGGAGAGGCAGCATTGTGGCCCCTTTTGCTGGAAATAATATGCTGGTCTTATACAGTTGCCCAGCTAATTCTTCAAGCAAATACTTCGTGCGAGCTCTACACAACGAGCATCCCATTGCAATGCCTGTAAGTTATGCTTTTATTTCATAGTTGTTGATCAGTAATTTAATGGTTATACCATTAAAAGGGAACaggttttttttatatcaaGAGTCTTGCCAAATACAGTGTTCGCCTGCctcattttttcaaaatttaatttttaccttGTATTTTTCTTGTTACTTAGTATGCATGCTACAGTTTTATGCAGTTCTGTAAGGTTTTATGCATTACCTTCAAATCAGTTTGATGCTCATGCTACCTTTTTTCATGAATAGGGTTGTGGCGGTACTGATTTCTGTCCATTTGAAGTTTTCAAGGTATGTATGATAATTTTCCGTCTTctatgtttatgaaaataatgaCTTCACTCCTAATTTTTACATCACATTTTCAGGAGAGCATTGTAAGTCCGCACTTGAAGCATGATTACAATACCCTTTGCCAAGTGAATCTTGATCAACCAAAGCAGAAGCCTGAAACCAGTAAGTTATTGAAACTGTTCCGTTGGCTCTTTTCGTTCGGGAATGATGATATACCATCCGATAGAGTTGAATTGTAGTTTGCTTttcggggaaagaaaaaaaaagaaagtataaatcttaatttttccCTTGTTGCCACTCTTTAGTGTGATTTTCAGTTACAGACTAGCGGAGTTCTACTCTGGATTGATTCCATTGCTGACACAAAACAAAATTTGCCACAAGATCTCTTGGTACGATACTCCTTTTCTGATTGAAGGATTCTTGTCGTAGGAGTAGATTTTCGAACAATAGTTGGAATGACATAGCTTTGTAGCATACATTCGCGAATTAATATCTATATTGGCAAATACCTTTCCGTGTAGGCTTCATGTATTGTTTTGGTGGAGGAATCATCTCTCTGTGTTCGCATCCTGGAATGAGTGGAATGTTAGCTTAAATCAGGCATAGATTATGTGACTGATTGACCAATCTTGAAGAAACGCTTAGCAGAAAGTTTGTTTTAATAGCTTGTTATTTATGctttagagtttagggtttgtttTAATAGTTCATTTTAATAGCCAATTTTTTACAGAGGTTTAAATGGGGAGAGAATGAAATTAGATTTGGAAACTTTGGCCACTGTTCAAAGAAATAATACACATGCAATACCAACTTATGAATGAATATGCTGCAAGTTTGACTGAGTATTGTGCGACACACTGATACTTTGGGTCTCAAGAATTCGTGAGAAAGAGTGATAAAGGAGGGGCGGACGGAGATGATTGTATTCAAGTTGTTCGACAAAGATTCGGGCTTGACTTGAAAACAATGAActattagaaaaaggaaaaaataataataattaaataaaggaaaaaattaaaagtggaAGATAGATTGAAAAAGAACTTGAATAGATACGATGGATAGTTGGATAAAGGTCCAagtgaaatttttgaaataaaaatctcttaattaacaattttaattaatcatttaaaaataattattgacaAATTTAAGGATGAAAAAATTCATGATTtcttaaagaaaattgaaaagattatttctaaaaataaaaaaattacataagaaattgattttagaattgaaaattttattaatgaaaatgtATATCTTTAACGAGTAATATTGAGGCTTTTATATATGCTAGTTATgtacatccaaataaaattCTTAACTTTTAACTATTCTGAAACTCTAACTAATTTAGACAAGTAGGACTTTCTTGTTTAACCaagaaacataaaactcctCACTTAAAATACTTTtggaataaataaacaaataataaaatctaataaatacaatattgagttaatatataataaaaattaatatcgagttaatatataataaaaattaagcctaaaaatcgaactaatatgatttaaactcaaacTAAAAGCTTAAAACTcgtaattttcataataattctaTTCAGAAATTTTACTCGCGCaatcttcactaaaacggtcataacttgagcttgCGAACTCATaattgagtgattcaaagtgcgttTCGAATCTAATGGATAGATTATCGAATGCTATGAAGATATCTCAACCCACAAATGcttggatcccatccaaaaagtcgtCACAAGTCGATTGATTTttcgaatttgaaaattgaTAGCTTCGGtaaatggaatttaataaatttcactccATCGTGAATGtatcaaaagaaagaaaatagaaagaggaatcgaaagaaaaaaaaagcaatgaaTTCATTCAACAAAATTTAGCATAATCTATTGCTACACTACCTTTGCTCTTTTAAAGCTAAAAACCATTACaactaatttgaaattttgttaagttattAGCCACACAACTAGCAAGGTAGTAAATACACTTTCATTTAAAATGGTGAACCCCttacatttaatcaaaatggAGCATCTAATACAACCTAAAACGCtcttaaaactcaatttttaggcttaacACGAGACATTTCAATAATCGAATTAACGGTAAAAAGTTAGCCCTGTATCAAGTACACCCTTGGTCAAAGGGATTTTCTTCCTTAAGAATCGAAGGTAGGATATCACTTTTGTAAGTTAGGAAAGCTTTCCCAGGTGGAATCTTTAGGGAATGTGTTGGCCCGTTCAACCAACACGTCAGTGACTGCTTGGTTGCCTTGTTTCACCATGCGATGATTTAAGATACAAGTTGGCTCCTTGAGTAGGGTGCCATCCAAGCTGATAGGGGGTAAGGTGGATTGCACCAGCTGATTCCGATGTGGCGTTTAAGTCAGGACATGTAGAAAGTCGGATGGATACAAGAGCTAGGTGGTAGCTACAGTGTATAGGCCACTTGTCCATCTTGGCTATGACAGGGAAAGTTCCAAAGAATTTTAGGGAGAGCTTTTGGTTAGTCATCCTTCTCAACGTTTGTTGCTTGTATGGTTGGAGCTTCAAGTAGCCTAGATCTCCTACTTGGAAGGTTTAGTCATATCAATTACAGCTAGCAAAATGCTTCATGCGATCTTGAGCCCGTTTGAGATGAAACTAAAGAATGTATCTAGTTGTTTCTTGTTGTTGCAAGCTATGATTCACACAGTCAATAGTTGAGGATCCTGCTAAGTAAGGTAAGTGTTGAGGAGGGCTTGACCATAAATGGCTTCATATGGGGTTGTTTGAATGACCGAGTGAAAGGTAAAACTGTACCACCATTCGGCCAAAGGAAGCCGACCACACCAGTCCTTAGGCTTTTCTCCTATTATACATCGAAGATAGCTCTCCAAACACCTATTGAGAAACTCGGTTTGACCATCACTGTCAGGGTGACAAGTTGTGGAGAGATGGAGGTGAGTGCCTAGCATCCTAAAGAGTTCCTGCCAAAAGAGCTAATGAAAATCTTAGCTCAATTAGAAACAACAGGTTCTAACAACCCGTGAAGCTTGTATACATTGTCAAGGTAAGCTTGTGCCACAGTTAAAGCAAAAAAAGGATGGCTTAAGGCCATAAAGTGGCCATACTTGTGTGTCCTTCCATAACGGATAGGTTCGTGTCCTTGCCTCCTCTAGAGGAAgacaatttttcaataaaatccaTGTTGATGTGAGACGAAGCTCTGTTAAGGATGACTATGTAGAAAAAAATCTggtttaaaaatagttttcttgcacagcgaaaaattaaaattttaaaaattgacttgatttgtaatatttatagcaacAAATCTTAACTGAACTCGTTCCCGTGTTTTTGGATAAGCGGATCCTTAAATGTTTTTCagcttttaattaaatgatcTTCTTcattattctcgtaccacgaactgcttcaagtgtgggctcgaaccaattgaattgaaacatagaactagaaaaaaatttctttttttttaggtgaaaacgaaaattctgTTGTAGAAATcggtagaatttttattttagaaaaatatatttaaaagttgagaataaatcctctctatttttcggcagaacaacaatctctcaaaagttCTATTAATAGCATTAcaggtgccatctatttataagaagagaaggtagaaccttGTTGAGTTGGAGATGTtcattttaaatagaaaaataatatcctACTTAAAAAAGGAGAGGTGAACGACtctccttgtatttttactaggGTTACTGCCTCATTTATGTTATATGATGGGTTTTGGCCTCTCTCACATTGGGTCTAAATACGAGTACCTCCTGGGCCTTTTTGAGCTAGTActctgtaatgtgatccaacccgATTCAAAATTTCtgtttcccaaaataaattttagaatttacatattaaataatttttcatctcGATTTTACTCtggtaaaattttaacaattttactcgtaataaaatttcaagaaaagtcGTTCAATATGttacaactcaacatgttcactatgatcgaatggtttattttaatttttaggcttcaaaacagtccaaaaatataaactcatttttccatcattttttaagtagtCGTATATAAGAttgcaaattttcattttcaattttgaaagcctacattcattttcaaatgattccatttctccatttcggaTAAAACTATAATCGTTCTTGAatgtttccatttctttttttctattaatttcattcatttttattcaaacacgcaattcatttttggtttcaacagGCTAGtagagggaccgattggacatatgaagttaaggctcaaatgatttataattaatttttggcttttcgtctattaattataagctcatttagtcacgaagtcattccattatagtatcGTGGCTGAGCTTTCCCCAAggacataccattatgaaagtaaCTACTTAgagctcgtccaatgaccttgtcattagTGTGTTACCATCATAGGATATCTTTGATCTATTTGGGGTAATatccattctcccaatatgatcccattttatctcatgataaccattacatcttcctttatgaaaaattaatcaCTATCAattagtgatcaagtcatctaTCACAAAGACGGATGACCCGAGcccgtttacttttcatcaactatGTAATgacaatgagaggatatcatttacccaagttttgggctatgaatttcatTGCTGTGAATGATGTACTATAGAACTCGTACACCTAATGCACCAACTTTTGATTCCTTATTtttttgaactcaggcttttacttatatcaaagtgtgcgagtcacacatacatagtccgcaatccacttaggatttaggtatgccacacttaGACCTGCTCATGGGCCGAACCACCCGGCTCGTCCCAAAGGCCTTTTTGAAAAGTGAGAggatttgggcaaaaatataggccccaAAAATGGGATTGGATAAAAAAAGGCTCGTTTAAAAAATAAGCTGGGCCTTAGGTAAGATATTTTTGGCCCGAGCCTAGCCCAAATTtacaaaaggacaaaaaaatctgctatttttgttgttgttttaatgttattttcttgttttttttttcctatttgctaccatttcattattttgttactattatttttttgttattgcttggatattgtataatactagttttattgttaatcttgttattattttagtgatatttgcttgttaagttacatctatcttagtgttatttaagtatacatattttttaaatttatttttaatttgttgggaaatatttattttaatatttttagtattttttatgtattatatatatttaaaaatcatatagaAAAGATTAATATGGGCATGCTAGGCCGGGATcgagttttagtatttttatctgggctgagtttgggtaaaattttaggcctatttttcgTGCCGGGTCAAGCTGGACCCGAGCCTAGCAAATAAGCGTAAATTTTTGGTTGGGTTTCATCaagcccgacccggcccgaccTATGAGTACCTCTAGCCACACTataaacgtcacaagtgaacAAATCTACAAAcagatttaggatctattctacttgggccCTGTCCAATGTACTACTAGTCTAGTTAGTTACATTTATGTCTTTGTCTTCTGGGAGTCATTAGCTCCGATGCCAAAGACAAGGCATCCCTTCAATTGGGcctgatagacgacatattagtcttttaatcggtttgctcatttttaatTAGACTAATGGcgtgtttaggttcatctactaatacaaacTATCTTTTCATGCTATGATTCGACCACGTAATAtagcttagtattagttaagcattagacaaccaatgaacaacatttgcttccattttgttttGCGTGTAAAAATCATGTGtggaaaatatgaaaagtattagtgtaattcataaataattttattaatcattcttttcaaaaaattacaagtgtacttagacaaaaatactacaacCAGGGTACTAGATCGAATAGGTCAAGGGTTGCCTGATTATGCTGCATTCTTAAATTTACAACTTTGGCAGGCTACACACTCTTAACTCATGCCTTTCTAGTACACCAAGCTATTCAACCTGTGTTTGGTAGCATGAATGCCCGAGTTGCCACCTATAGGAATTTCATGGATATAGGAGAAAAGTTCCTTCTGAAGTTCTTTATTGGCTTTCACCACCAACTTACCTTTTCTCCTAAAAAACCTGCTATCCCAGTTGTACTTGAAGTGAGAAGAAGGCTAGTGTTGAAGCTCAAAAAAGAGTTTCCTGATCTTAGGACCATCTTGCTAGAAATGATACACTCTATCTAGTAGATTAGAAATAACTAAACTTCTAACTATTTGTAATAGTTAACCATCTAGACTATGGTGGAGAGTGCATCGACCACTATATTAGCACTACCTTTCCTATATACCACCTAAAAATCGTAGCCTATCATTTTGGCTACTTATTTATGCTGAAATGGTGTGATGATCTGCTGCTCAAAGAGGAACTTCAAGCTCTGGTGATTGGTTCTGATGCGGAAATGGCGACCAATCAGGTAAGGATACCATTTTTTGAAATGTGCCGCCTTATACCTGACCTGATTTACCGGATCCAAGTATAAGACATCGCAATACTTATTTATttagctaaaattttcaatttgctAAAAGATATATTGAATATgcctcttatttatttaaattcctTTATAAGATAATAGGCTTGAGTAACACATCAATCGTTTGTCACAAACTttcaaaggtaaaataaaacCTTACAACAAATTGCTTAAATAGACAAACATATTTGTAGCAAGTGTTACTATTTATCATTTGAAAAACATATTTCCATAATGTCcctctatatgcataatatttCCCTAAGTTTACCGCCAAGGCGCATTcctggcttggtccctcttGACGTATAGGTTCAACTCAGTAAACCGAAACACGTATACAAGTTTCCAAGGGATTTAGTGAGTATCACtcatttttacctttttacAGAGATGTAGATTCTTTTGACTCAAGGGTTTGAGTTCTCTTTCAGACATTGGCGGATACATTTTTGATTCTTGGTTGGAAGATAGTCATACGTCAATCTCTGCACTAAATTGTCTTATACTCCTTTTATCTGATTGATGGATATCAGACTTTACACCATATTTGGAATCCTATTACACAATTTCTTTATTGTTTGTAGTTAGATACGTTTATCAGAACGATATTTAGTGGATACTACTCTTGGCAAATTCCCTTACAGGACTCATCGATTGTCAGAACACCAGTTACATTGTATTTTCA
The sequence above is a segment of the Gossypium raimondii isolate GPD5lz chromosome 4, ASM2569854v1, whole genome shotgun sequence genome. Coding sequences within it:
- the LOC105779472 gene encoding uncharacterized protein LOC105779472, which translates into the protein MLLTRLPDKMTLAAAVLFFLLTLVSNSRADRDFDVRHRLSTVTRYSAVKDIVDYSFQPTDIPVGCTPIHLNLVARHGTRSPTKKRMRELEKLASHIKELLKDAKEKNLSPQKVPAWLLKWESPWKGKLRGGELDTKGEEELYQLGIRVRERFPDLFNEEYHPDVYPIKTTQVPRASASAVAFGMGLFSGNGSLGLARHRAFAVTSESRASDITLRFFDCCQTYKDFRKSHEPAVDKLKEPIIAEITCALAKRYEFNFTRQDISSLWFLCKQETTLLDITDQACSLFSPTEVALLEWTDDLEVFMLKGYGKSLNYRMGVPLLKDVIQSMDQALKAKEDNQAPGSYEKARLRFAHAETVVPFSCLLGLFLEGSDFQRIQKEEPLDFPPKPPKNRSWRGSIVAPFAGNNMLVLYSCPANSSSKYFVRALHNEHPIAMPGCGGTDFCPFEVFKESIVSPHLKHDYNTLCQVNLDQPKQKPETSKLLKLFRWLFSFGNDDIPSDRVEL